CAACACAGCGAAGTACATCTGTGCGGGCTTAAAGAGCAACCATATCCTCAACCGTTTTAAGACGGTTACTCACCTCAGAAGCCATCTTGAGCACATGGTGTGGGAATAGTGGGGAAGAGAGCGTATGCAGAAAATCCGTGTACAGAAAATCACTGGGGAAGCGGGTTCGAGGCATAGGTCTTCGCTTCTTTCACAAAACGCTCAAAGACCCGAATCCATTTAGGCTCAGCTGGTTGTTCACCGTATATAAGCGCTTCAATGTGTGCCTGTATGCCGAGAAAAAACCCGTCATAGTTTCTTAACTCGATCGCCTCTACAATACCGTCAGGAGCTTTGGCTACTACACGCACGGACGAGTGAGGGCCCAAGGAGCTCTCATCCACTGCTTGATGATGAAGAGAGTTCACTCTCGGAGCTATGTCCTCATTAAGGATGCTTTGTAGCAATGAATCAGATTCCACCGCTATGGGATGCGTGAGTCTTGTCCATGCATCTTTATCCTCCAATGACGGTTCGTGCACAATCTCACTCGATACCTCTCCGACCTCTTGAATCATTTTGGCTCCATGAGCTACTGAACAGATTTGATGTCCCCGACAAATCCCAAGCACTGGCATACGATGAGCAGTAGCATGCCCTACTAATGCGAGCTCAACCTCATCACG
This DNA window, taken from bacterium, encodes the following:
- a CDS encoding gamma-glutamyl-gamma-aminobutyrate hydrolase family protein, producing MMKPLILITAPALPDTPSPGPDLTGVRITYASAVAKAGGIPLILPLISSALALETAQHAHGILFSGGEDVLPTSYGKELQDQQVYSPLRDEVELALVGHATAHRMPVLGICRGHQICSVAHGAKMIQEVGEVSSEIVHEPSLEDKDAWTRLTHPIAVESDSLLQSILNEDIAPRVNSLHHQAVDESSLGPHSSVRVVAKAPDGIVEAIELRNYDGFFLGIQAHIEALIYGEQPAEPKWIRVFERFVKEAKTYASNPLPQ